The Lagopus muta isolate bLagMut1 chromosome 8, bLagMut1 primary, whole genome shotgun sequence genome contains a region encoding:
- the RALB gene encoding ras-related protein Ral-B isoform X2: MAASKGKNQSSLALHKVIMVGSGGVGKSALTLQFMYDEFVEDYEPTKADSYRKKVVLDGEEVQIDILDTAGQEDYAAIRDNYFRSGEGFLLVFSITEHESFTATAEFREQILRVKAEEDKIPLLVVGNKSDLEERRQVPVEEARSKAEEWGVQYVETSAKTRANVDKVFFDLMREIRAKKMSENKDKNGKKSGKNKKSFKERCCLL; encoded by the exons ATGGCTGCCAGCAAGGGCAAGAACCAGAGTTCCTTGGCACTCCATAAAGTAATCATGGTTGGGAGTGGAGGTGTAGGAAAATCTGCGCTCACTCTCCAGTTCATGTATGATGAG TTTGTAGAAGACTATGAACCTACCAAAGCTGACAGTTACAGAAAGAAAGTAGTTCTAGATGGTGAAGAAGTTCAAATAGACATTCTGGACACAGCCGGACAGGAGGATTATGCTGCAATCAGAGATAACTATTTCCGCAGtggggaaggatttcttctAGTCTTCTCAATAACAGAGCATGAATCCTTCACAGCTACTGCAGAATTTCG GGAACAGATCCTGCGTGTGAAGGCTGAAGAAGATAAAATACCTTTACTGGTAGTAGGAAACAAATCTGACTTGGAAGAGCGCCGACAAGTGCCTGTAGAAGAGGCTAGAAGTAAGGCAGAAGAGTGGGGTGTGCAGTATGTAGAGACCTCTGCCAAAACTAGAGCAAATGTAGATAAG GTATTCTTTGATTTAATGAGAGAAAtcagagcaaagaaaatgtctgaaaacaaagacaagaaTGGCAAGAAGAGtggaaagaacaagaaaagctttaaagaaaGATGTTGCTTACTGTGA